The stretch of DNA TGGCAAACAGTATAAGCCGCGGGATGGTGGTTACCATTTTCCCCGATCACGGAAGCAATTATCCGGATGTATTGAAAGCACTGATTAAGGAAAACTAAATGTATTCTATTACCATACATAATGATGCTCGGCTTGCCATAGAGGATGATGCTGTGAAAACCTATCCGGATGAGTGCTGCGGTTTTCTTTTCGGAACTGAAAAAAACGGAGAGAGATTCATTATTCTGGCAAAGCCGGTGAACAACATCCATCAAAATAACCGAAAACGAAGATTTGAAATATCTCCTCTGGAGTATATGAAAGCGGAGGAATTTGCTGACAAGAACGGCTGGCTCCTGCTGGGCGTTTACCATTCGCATCCGGAGCATCCAGCGATACCTTCTGACTATGATTTAAAAAGGGCACTGCCTTTCTTCTCCTATATCATTGTTTCAGTTATCCAAACCCGGGTTGCTGAATTTCGTTCATGGCGCCTGAATGAGGCAGGCCTGTTTATGGAAGAGGGAGTTCATTTTTCAGATGCAATAAAACATTAAGTTTTTAATCAAAAAACCTATATCACTATGGCAGAAATTATCATACCCACTCCGTTGAGGAAATTCACCGGTAATGTCAACAAGTTTACCACACAGGCAAAAACCGTAGGCGAGGCTATTAATGAACTTGTAGGAAAGTACCCTGAACTGAAAGAACATCTTTTGGGCGAAGATGGAAACATACGGTCGTTCATCAAGGTTTTTGTAGGTGAAGAAGACATTAACCATCTGAATCGTTCGGCAACCGCGCTGGACGAGAACGCGGTGGTAAGTATTGTTCCAGCAATTGCCGGAGGGATAAAATAAAACCAACGAGTACGCAAAGCCATGAGCCATTCAAGCAACAACACTTCAGAGAGCCTTCA from Chitinophagales bacterium encodes:
- a CDS encoding molybdopterin synthase sulfur carrier subunit; translated protein: MAEIIIPTPLRKFTGNVNKFTTQAKTVGEAINELVGKYPELKEHLLGEDGNIRSFIKVFVGEEDINHLNRSATALDENAVVSIVPAIAGGIK